The nucleotide window TGATTCCTGAAATTTCAGGATTGCATTGCCTAACCCTACTCTTTGCTATTCTCTAGGAAACTATTATGGCTGGACAAATGTGTTGGCTTAGACCCTTTGGGTCGGATGAAATGCTTTTACATCTACGCCTCAAACCATCTGACCCGTGGCAACCCTATACGGCCCTGCGGACCTTCTCCGTACCAGACTATCGGATTCCTCGCGGTTCCAAAGGTTGGGCCACGTATCAAACGTTACGACTAGCGAATTGGGAACTGGTTCCTACTCAAGATGCTTATAAATCTCTAACCTATGTAGCCGATGAATTGCAATCGTCCCAGGCCGCTTGATTTAATGTCTCAAGCTTGTCATGGGAATATTGGATTCGATTAATTGCAATCAAATTCGATTAATTGCAGTCAAAGTAGGAAGTCCGATACATTACTCCTCCTAAAGATAGAAGCAGGCCGCCTGCCGTCCACTCTCTAAATAGAGATGACACTGGCTCTAAAGTGGTTAATACTAACCCTCAGATGCTTTGAATACTTCCTGCTTTCACGTTTTAATCCCCTTGATCTGCACTACCCCGTCTGAAATAAACGTTCTAATTTATTGCTCTAAGGAGCTTCTAAATGACTGAATTTAATGGTGTTATGATGCAATATTTCCACTGGTATAACGATCCAGATGGAACGCTGTGGAAGCAGGTCGCTGACTCGGCGGAGGAATTAGCGGCTTTGGGGGTGACTTCTCTGTGGTTGCCACCTGCCTATAAGGGAACGGGCGGCGGTTATGATGTGGGCTACGGGGTGTACGATCTATTTGATTTGGGCGAATTTGATCAGAAAGGCTCTGTGCGCACCAAGTATGGAACCAAAGATGAATATCTAGCGGCTATTCAAGCGGCGCAAAAAGCAGGAATTCGAATTTATGCCGATGCGGTCTTCAACCACAAATTGGGGGCAGACGCTGAGGAAGAAGCCCAAGCGACACCGTTGAATCCTGATAACCGGAATGAAGCGATCGGGGAATATCAGACCATTAAGGCTTGGACACACTTCACCTTTCCAGGCCGGAACGGTAAGTACTCAAGTATGGAATGGCATTGGTGGCATTTCGACGCGATCGACTACAATGCCTACAACGAAGGGGAAAACGCAATTTATCTTCTAAAAGGTAAAGAATTTGATTACAACGTTGATTTAGAAAAAGGTAACTTTGATTACCTCATGGGTTGTGATCTGGATATGGATCATCCCGAGGTCGTTGGAGAATTGCAATACTGGGGCGAATGGTACGTTGATACAACCGGTGTGGATGGCTTCCGCTTTGATGCTGTCAAACATGTGAAAGCGGACTTTTTCCGGGATTGGTTGAACCATGTGAGTCATCAGGTAGGCCGAGAGTTATTCGCAGTGGGTGAATATTGGTCCTACGATGTAGAAGCGTTGCATGCTTTTCTAGAAACGACCAATGGACGGGTGACGTTGTTTGATGCGCCGTTGCACTACAATTTCCACGTGGCCAGTCAGTCGGGTTCCGACTATGATATGCGGCAGATTTTTGATAATACGTTGGTTCAGCAGCAACCCGCTTTAGCGGTTACCTTAGTTGAAAATCACGATTCTCAGCCTTTGCAATCCCTGGAATCGGTGGTTGAGGGTTGGTTTAAACCATTGGCCTATGCCTTAATTC belongs to Alkalinema sp. FACHB-956 and includes:
- a CDS encoding alpha-amylase; the protein is MTEFNGVMMQYFHWYNDPDGTLWKQVADSAEELAALGVTSLWLPPAYKGTGGGYDVGYGVYDLFDLGEFDQKGSVRTKYGTKDEYLAAIQAAQKAGIRIYADAVFNHKLGADAEEEAQATPLNPDNRNEAIGEYQTIKAWTHFTFPGRNGKYSSMEWHWWHFDAIDYNAYNEGENAIYLLKGKEFDYNVDLEKGNFDYLMGCDLDMDHPEVVGELQYWGEWYVDTTGVDGFRFDAVKHVKADFFRDWLNHVSHQVGRELFAVGEYWSYDVEALHAFLETTNGRVTLFDAPLHYNFHVASQSGSDYDMRQIFDNTLVQQQPALAVTLVENHDSQPLQSLESVVEGWFKPLAYALILLRREGYPCIFYADYYGAHYKDTANDGNEYEIWIDSHQWLLDKFLYARQTLAFGDQYDYFDHANTIGWTRLGTEENPGGMAVVLSNGSDGSKWMEVGQPNTTYVDLTEHISEPIVTNDEGWADFRCNGGSVSVWVPESSLPTA